DNA from Paraburkholderia sp. BL10I2N1:
CCGACACGCCGGACTCCGTCAACGGCGCACCGTACGAAAGCTGGCTCTTCAAGATCAAGCCGGCCGCTGGCGCTGCCACCGACCGTCTGATCGACGCCGACGCCTACTCGAAGTCCATCGGCGCGTAATTCTTTAACCGTCAGGTGCGGCCTCCACCCGGCTGGCCGGTCCAGCACACGGGACGGCCGCACCACCAGGAACACCCATGAAGCTCGAACACCCGGATCGTCTGATGAACCGCACCCCTCTCTCGCTCGCCGCGCTCGAAGTGCACGACGCCTTCGCCGAACGGCACATCGGCCCGGATTCCGCCGATCAGCAGGCGATGCTCGAAGCGCTCGGCTTCGCATCGCGCGCCGCGCTGATCGACGCGGTCATTCCGAAGACGATCCGCCGCAGCGAACCGCTGCCGCTCGGCCCCTTCGCCCAGCCGAAGAGCGAAGCCGAAGCGCTGGCCGCGCTGCGCGATCTGGCGGACAAGAACCAGGTGTTCCGCTCCTACATCGGCCAGGGTTACTACAACGCGCACACGCCGACGGTAATTCTGCGCAACGTGCTCGAAAATCCGGCGTGGTACACCGCGTACACGCCGTACCAGCCGGAAATCTCACAAGGCCGTCTGGAAGCGCTGCTGAACTTCCAGCAGATGATCATCGACCTGACCGGCCTGTCGATTTCCAACGCCTCGCTGCTCGACGAGGCCACCGCCGCCGCCGAAGCGATGACGCTGCTGCAACGCGTCGGCAAGCCGAAGTCGAACGTGTTCTACGTCGCCGACGACGTGCTGCCGCAAACCATCGAAGTCGTGCAGACACGCGCGAAGCCGGTCGGTATCGAGGTGAAGGTTGGCCCGGCCGCCGACGCCGCGGGCGCGAATGCGTTCGGCGTGCTGCTGCAATATCCGGGCGTGAACGGCGATGTGCGCGACTACCGCGCGCTGGCTGACGCGATCCACGCGGCGGGTGGCCACGTGGTCGCCGCCGCCGACCTGCTCGCGCTCACCGTGCTCACGCCGCCGGGCGAATGGGGCGCGGATGTTGCCGTCGGCAATTCGCAGCGCTTCGGCGTGCCGGTCGGTTTCGGCGGTCCGCACGCGGCCTATCTCGCCGTGCGCGACGAATTCAAGCGTCAGATGCCGGGCCGTCTCGTCGGCGTGACCGTCGATGCGCAAGGCAATCCGGCGCTGCGTCTTGCGCTCCAGACGCGCGAACAGCACATCCGCCGTGAAAAGGCGACCTCGAATGTGTGTACGGCACAGGCGCTGCTCGCGATCATGGCGAGCATGTACGCGGTCTACCACGGCCCGCGCGGACTCAAGACGATCGCGCTGCGCGTGAACCGCATCGCCGCCCTGCTCGCCGAAGGTGCGAAGCAGCTCGGCTACAAGCTCGTCAACGACACCTTCTTCGATACGCTCACGTTCGAAACCGGCGCACGCACCCAGGCGTTGCTCGACGCCGCAGCGGCCAAGCGCATCAACCTGCGCCATGTGAGCGACACGCGCGTCGGCATCTCGATCGATGAAACCACGAAACGCAGCGATCTTGCCGATCTGCTGGCCGCGTTCGCGCAGGCGGCATTTGCCAGCGACGTCCCGCAAGTCGACGCACTCGACGCCGCACTGAGCGCGTCGAACGCTTCGTCGGTGCCGGCTTCGCTCGAACGCACGAGCGCGTACCTGACACACCACGTATTCAACCGTCACCATTCCGAAACGGAAATGCTGCGCTATCTGCGCAGCCTGTCGGACAAGGACCTCGCGCTCGACCGCTCGATGATCCCGCTCGGCTCGTGCACGATGAAGCTGAACGCGACGTCGGAAATGCTGCCGGTCACGTGGCCGGAATTTGGTCAGATTCACCCGTTTGCGCCGGCAGAACAAACCGTCGGCTACCGCGAAATGATCGATCAGCTCGAACAGATGCTGGTCGCCGCCACCGGTTACGCCGCTGTCTCGCTGCAACCGAACGCCGGCTCGCAAGGCGAATACGCCGGCCTGCTGATCATCCACGCGTATCACGCTTCGCGCGGCGAAGGTCATCGCAACGTCTGTCTGATTCCGGCTTCGGCGCACGGCACCAACCCGGCTTCGGCGCAGATGGCCGGCATGCAGGTCGTCGTGGTTGCCTGCGACGCGCAAGGCAACGTCGACATCGAAGACCTGAAGGCGAAGGCCGCGCAGCACGCTGACAAGCTCGCGGCGATCATGATCACGTATCCGTCGACCCACGGCGTGTTCGAGCAGAACGTCCGCGAAATCTGTCAGATCGTGCATGCGCACGGCGGTCAGGTTTATGTCGACGGCGCGAACATGAACGCGATGGTCGGTCTCACGGCGCCTGGCCAGTTTGGTGGCGACGTGTCGCACCTGAACCTGCACAAGACTTTCTGCATTCCCCACGGCGGCGGCGGACCGGGCGTCGGTCCGGTCGCGGTCGGCGCGCATCTTGCGAAGTTCCTGCCGAACCAGACGTCGTCGGGCTATGAGCGCGATGCGAACGGCATCGGCGCCGTTTCGGCCGCGCCTTACGGCTCGGCTTCGATCCTGCCAATCTCGTGGATGTACATCGCGATGATGGGCGCGAAGAACCTCACCGCCGCCACCGAAGCCGCGATCCTCAACGCGAACTACGTCGCGAAGAAACTCGCGCCGCACTACCCGGTGCTGTATTCGGGCCCGGGCGGACTCGTCGCACACGAATGCATCCTCGATCTGCGTCCGATCAAGGAAACGAGCGGCATCAGCGTCGACGACGTCGCCAAGCGGTTGATGGATTACGGCTTTCACGCGCCGACCATGAGCTTCCCGGTGCCGGGCACGCTGATGGTCGAGCCGACCGAATCGGAATCGAAGGAAGAACTCGACCGCTTCATCGAAGCGATGATCGCGATCCGCGAGGAAATCCGCGCGGTCGAGGAAAGTCGCGGCGATCGTGAGGACAATCCGCTCAAGCACGCCCCGCACACCGCGGCAGTCGTCGTAGCCGACGACTGGAAGCATGCTTATTCGCGTGAAACCGCCGCGTATCCGTTGCCGTCGCTGGTCGCGAAGAAGTACTGGCCGCCGGTTGGCCGTGCCGACAACGTCTACGGCGACCGCAACCTGTTCTGCTCGTGCGTGCCGGTGGCGGATTACGCGTAAGGTCGACGTCGCTGTCTTAAGCCACGTGCTGTCTGATGACAGCACGTGGGAAGCACGTGGCCAGCGTGCAATTCTGTCGTTCGCGCCCCGGAACGGCTAACATCACACACCAAATGAGCCTAACGAAGGAGTTTCGCATGGCGCGAAAGGTGCGATTGATGCAACGCCGGATAAACGCAACGGGGGTGCGCTCGCGACGGTCAGCCAGCGCATCACTGACCACCCTGCTCGTGGCCTGCGGCTCGCTCATGCTGCCGCTGCAGCAAGCGCGCGCAGCGATGAATTTCTGTGCAGCGCCCGCACTGCAAACCAGCGAACGTACGAATGCCGATCCTGGCGTGAAGGCGCTGGTCGCCAATGTGCTGGCGCATCTGAACGATCCGGCGCAAGCGCTTCCGAAGCTGCATACCGAAGGAACGTTACCGCACGAAGGGATTTACGACCAGAGCGTCGAAGCGGAAAAGGATCTCGATCTGCTTCGCGATGCCGCGCTCGCGTGGCGTGCAACCAGCGACGACCGATTCCTGAGACTGGTCGACCGCCTGCTGTACGCGTGGGTGACGACCTATCAGCCGAACTTCAACCCGATCGACGAAACACGTTTCGAAGGCCTCATCCTCGCCTACGACATGACCGCCAGCGCGCTGCCCGTGAAAACTCGCAACGCAACGATGGCGTTCCTGACGAAATTCGCAAATGGCTACATCGCACAGATCGACGCGCAACCTCGACCGCTGAAAGGCACGTTCCGAAACAATTGGCAGAGTCATCGGGTCAAACTCATTGCGATGGCGGCGTTCACCCTCGACAACCGCAAGATGATCAATGCGGCACAGCGTCTCTTCGTGGAGCACATCGGCGACAACATCGCGCCAGACGGCTCGACCATCGATTTCGCCGAGCGTGATGCGCTGCATTACGTGACTTACGATCTCCAGCCACTCGTGACAGCCGCGCTCGCCGCGCGCCGCCACAACCGCAACTGGCTGAACGAAAAAGCGCCAAACGGCACAACGCTGGCCGCGGCGCTGGACTGGCTGATGCCGTACGCGATGGGCACGAAGACGCATGAAGAATTTGCGCATTCGGAGGTGCCATTCGATGCGAAACGTCGCGAAGCGGGCTTGCCCGGCTTTTCGGGTCAGTGGGATCCGAAGAACGCAACGGAACTGTTTCACCTCGCCGCGCGGCTCGACGGGCGCTACACGCCGGTCGCGCTGCAACTGGCACCGACGCCGCCCGCGTGGCTCGCCGTGTGCCTGCCGCTAGCGGCGCGCTAAACCGATCTTTCTATATGCAGGAGCAGTAATGGCAGTCAGCGTGTTCGATCTCTTCAAAATCGGCATCGGTCCGTCCAGTTCGCATACCGTTGGTCCGATGCGCGCGGCCTTGATGTTCGCCCAGGGGCTCGAACGTGACGGGCTGCTGAACGCTACCGCGTCAGTGAAGTGCGAGCTGTATGGCTCGCTCGGCGCGACCGGCAAAGGCCACGGCACGGATCGCGGTGTCATGCTCGGCCTGCTCGGCGACGCGCCCGATACGGTCAATCCGGACACGATCGCGCAACGGCTCGAAGCGATTCGCACGACGCACACGCTCGCGCTACTCGGCAAGCACGATATTCCGTTCGTGCAAAAGGAGCACATCGCGTTCTATCGTCAGGCGCTCGCCGAGCATCCGAACGGCATGAAGCTCCACGCGTTCGACGCACAGGGCGCAACGCTGCGCGAAGCGACGTATCTGTCGGTAGGCGGCGGCTTTGTCGTGACCGCAGGCGCGCCGAATACGAAGGTGATGAGCGCCGTCGAGCAGCTGCCGCACCCGTTTCGCACCGGCAACGAATTGCTCGCGATGTGCGCATCGACGGGCAAGTCGATCGCGCAGCTGATGTGGGAAAACGAGCGCGTCTGGCATACCGAAGAGGAAACGCGCGCAGGTCTGATGAAGATCTGGGACGTGATGCAGTCGTGTGTCGCCCGTGGCTGCGGCATCGGCAATCCGGATGCGGATGGCACACTGCCGGGCCCGTTTCAGGTGAAGCGGCGCGCGCCGCAGCTTTATCGCTCGCTCTCGGGCAATCCGGAACTGGCGTTACGCGATCCCCTTTCGATGGTCGACTGGATCAATCTGTACGCGATTGCGGTCAATGAGGAAAACGCTGCCGGCGGCCGCGTCGTCACTGCGCCGACCAATGGCGCCGCAGGCATCATTCCAGCGGTGCTGCATTACTACACGCGCTTCATGCCGGGTTCGAACGAGCAGGGTGTGATCGATTTTCTGATGACCGCCGCCGCGATCGGCATCCTGTACAAGCTGAACGCGTCGATCTCCGGCGCCGAAGTGGGATGCCAGGGTGAGGTGGGTGTCGCGTGCTCGATGGCGGCGGGCGCGCTCGCTGCCGTGATGGGCGGCACGCCGTTGCAGGTCGAGAACGCCGCTGAAATCGGCATGGAACACAATCTCGGCCTGACCTGCGATCCGGTCGGCGGGATGGTGCAGATTCCATGCATCGAACGCAATGCGATGGCTTCCGTGAAAGCGGTCAACGCGGCACGGATGGCGCTGCGCGGCGACGGCAGCCACTACGTGTCGCTCGACTCCGTCATCAAGACGATGCGCGAAACCGGCGCCGACATGAAGACCAAGTACAAGGAAACGTCGCGCGGTGGGCTGGCGGTCAATATCGTCGAATGCTGAGGCGGTTCATCTATTGAGGCCAGCGCGCCAGCGCGCTTCCCGTTGATGCGCTGCGCAAGCCTCGGTCCGTGACATCGGGCGGCCAGTCGGCGTAAGCTGTCGGAGCCTTTTTCTTCCGACCAGAGACCAGACTGGAGGCTTCTTCGCAATGCCGCTGCCGAACGTTTCAGATTCCACCGACTCCACCCGCTCCACCACCGGCGCACGGCTCGTCGTCGATGCGTTGCTGACGCATGGCGTCGAACGCGTCTTCTGTGTGCCCGGCGAAAGCTTTCTTGCTGTACTTGATTCACTGCACGACGAAACTGAACGCATCCAGACAATCGTCTGCCGCCATGAAGCGGCAGCGGCCAATATGGCCGAAGCCGTCGGCAAGCTGACTGGCCGGCCGGGTGTCGCGCTCGTTACGCGCGGACCGGGCGCCACGCATGCTTCGATCGGCGTGCACACGGCGTTTCAGGATTCGACGCCGATGATCCTGCTGATCGGCCAGTGCGCGCGCGAGCACCTCGATCGCGAGGCGTTCCAGGAAATCGACTACCGGCGCATGTTCGGTCAGATGGCGAAATGGGTTGCCCAGATCGACGACCCGCGCCGCATTCCCGAATATCTGAGCCATGCGTTTCATACCGCGACGTCGGGCCGGCCCGGACCCGTCGTTCTTTCGCTTCCCGAAGACGTATTGAGCGATGTATGTCCCGTCGTCCCCGGCGCGCCGAAGTATCACCGCGTTGCCGCGTCGCCGTCGAAGGCGCAGATCGGACAGTTGCGGCAGTTGCTCGAAGGCGCGAAGCGGCCGATGGTAATCGCGGGCGGCAGTGGCTGGACCACGACGGCGTGCACCGATTTCCGGCGCTTCGTCGAGAACTGGCAGTTGCCGGTCGGGCTTGCGTTCCGCTATCAGGACACGCTCGACAACGAACACCCGAACTATGCGGGCGACGTCGGCCTGGGTGTCAATCCGGCGCTCGCACAGCGCATCCGCGATGCGGACCTGTTGCTCGCCA
Protein-coding regions in this window:
- a CDS encoding thiamine pyrophosphate-binding protein, producing the protein MPLPNVSDSTDSTRSTTGARLVVDALLTHGVERVFCVPGESFLAVLDSLHDETERIQTIVCRHEAAAANMAEAVGKLTGRPGVALVTRGPGATHASIGVHTAFQDSTPMILLIGQCAREHLDREAFQEIDYRRMFGQMAKWVAQIDDPRRIPEYLSHAFHTATSGRPGPVVLSLPEDVLSDVCPVVPGAPKYHRVAASPSKAQIGQLRQLLEGAKRPMVIAGGSGWTTTACTDFRRFVENWQLPVGLAFRYQDTLDNEHPNYAGDVGLGVNPALAQRIRDADLLLAIGPRLGEATTNGYTLLDIPKTKQTLVHVHQSAEELGRVYAADLPIVSGMPELAEMLAELKPSATPAWVGSAEEAHRAYLDWRKPCTIPGGVQMGEVIQQLRAHLPDDAILTNGAGNYATWLHRHFSYRHFRSQLAPTSGAMGYGVPAAIAAKSMYPDRAVVALAGDGCFMMAGQELATAMQYDLHVIFIVVNNSHYGTIRMHQERHYPGRVHGTGLTNPDFVAFARSFGAHGELVERTEDFLPAFERARAARRAALIEIRMPQEASTPGATLEQIREQGRRMRGET
- the gcvP gene encoding aminomethyl-transferring glycine dehydrogenase, with the protein product MKLEHPDRLMNRTPLSLAALEVHDAFAERHIGPDSADQQAMLEALGFASRAALIDAVIPKTIRRSEPLPLGPFAQPKSEAEALAALRDLADKNQVFRSYIGQGYYNAHTPTVILRNVLENPAWYTAYTPYQPEISQGRLEALLNFQQMIIDLTGLSISNASLLDEATAAAEAMTLLQRVGKPKSNVFYVADDVLPQTIEVVQTRAKPVGIEVKVGPAADAAGANAFGVLLQYPGVNGDVRDYRALADAIHAAGGHVVAAADLLALTVLTPPGEWGADVAVGNSQRFGVPVGFGGPHAAYLAVRDEFKRQMPGRLVGVTVDAQGNPALRLALQTREQHIRREKATSNVCTAQALLAIMASMYAVYHGPRGLKTIALRVNRIAALLAEGAKQLGYKLVNDTFFDTLTFETGARTQALLDAAAAKRINLRHVSDTRVGISIDETTKRSDLADLLAAFAQAAFASDVPQVDALDAALSASNASSVPASLERTSAYLTHHVFNRHHSETEMLRYLRSLSDKDLALDRSMIPLGSCTMKLNATSEMLPVTWPEFGQIHPFAPAEQTVGYREMIDQLEQMLVAATGYAAVSLQPNAGSQGEYAGLLIIHAYHASRGEGHRNVCLIPASAHGTNPASAQMAGMQVVVVACDAQGNVDIEDLKAKAAQHADKLAAIMITYPSTHGVFEQNVREICQIVHAHGGQVYVDGANMNAMVGLTAPGQFGGDVSHLNLHKTFCIPHGGGGPGVGPVAVGAHLAKFLPNQTSSGYERDANGIGAVSAAPYGSASILPISWMYIAMMGAKNLTAATEAAILNANYVAKKLAPHYPVLYSGPGGLVAHECILDLRPIKETSGISVDDVAKRLMDYGFHAPTMSFPVPGTLMVEPTESESKEELDRFIEAMIAIREEIRAVEESRGDREDNPLKHAPHTAAVVVADDWKHAYSRETAAYPLPSLVAKKYWPPVGRADNVYGDRNLFCSCVPVADYA
- a CDS encoding alginate lyase family protein, producing the protein MARKVRLMQRRINATGVRSRRSASASLTTLLVACGSLMLPLQQARAAMNFCAAPALQTSERTNADPGVKALVANVLAHLNDPAQALPKLHTEGTLPHEGIYDQSVEAEKDLDLLRDAALAWRATSDDRFLRLVDRLLYAWVTTYQPNFNPIDETRFEGLILAYDMTASALPVKTRNATMAFLTKFANGYIAQIDAQPRPLKGTFRNNWQSHRVKLIAMAAFTLDNRKMINAAQRLFVEHIGDNIAPDGSTIDFAERDALHYVTYDLQPLVTAALAARRHNRNWLNEKAPNGTTLAAALDWLMPYAMGTKTHEEFAHSEVPFDAKRREAGLPGFSGQWDPKNATELFHLAARLDGRYTPVALQLAPTPPAWLAVCLPLAAR
- a CDS encoding L-serine ammonia-lyase → MAVSVFDLFKIGIGPSSSHTVGPMRAALMFAQGLERDGLLNATASVKCELYGSLGATGKGHGTDRGVMLGLLGDAPDTVNPDTIAQRLEAIRTTHTLALLGKHDIPFVQKEHIAFYRQALAEHPNGMKLHAFDAQGATLREATYLSVGGGFVVTAGAPNTKVMSAVEQLPHPFRTGNELLAMCASTGKSIAQLMWENERVWHTEEETRAGLMKIWDVMQSCVARGCGIGNPDADGTLPGPFQVKRRAPQLYRSLSGNPELALRDPLSMVDWINLYAIAVNEENAAGGRVVTAPTNGAAGIIPAVLHYYTRFMPGSNEQGVIDFLMTAAAIGILYKLNASISGAEVGCQGEVGVACSMAAGALAAVMGGTPLQVENAAEIGMEHNLGLTCDPVGGMVQIPCIERNAMASVKAVNAARMALRGDGSHYVSLDSVIKTMRETGADMKTKYKETSRGGLAVNIVEC